From Drosophila virilis strain 15010-1051.87 chromosome X, Dvir_AGI_RSII-ME, whole genome shotgun sequence, the proteins below share one genomic window:
- the Antdh gene encoding farnesol dehydrogenase has protein sequence MERWQNRVAVVTGASSGIGSAIAVDLVNAGLVVVGLARRVERVKELQKSLPAARRDKLIALHCDVGNESSVKEAFDTIEKQLGAIDILVNNAGTLQNGRLVDMPISLAQQTVQTNIMGIINCTQRAFRSMKQRNFDGHVILINSILGHKLFAPMPDKAPDMNVYAPTKHAVTALTEMYRQEFMGLGTRIKVTSISPGVVDTEIVPENIRDMASKTMLNAKDISQAVLFTIATPPHMQVHEMIIKPVGEQL, from the exons ATGGAACGTTGGCAAAatcgtgttgctgttgtcaccGGGGCTAGTTCGGGCATTGGATCGGCGATTGCCGTGGATCTGGTTAATGCTGGACTAGTTGTGGTTGGTCTGGCACGTCGCGTGGAACGGGTCAAGGAGCTGCAGAAATCATTGCCTGCTGCCCGCAGAGACAAGCTAATAGCGCTCCACTGCGATGTCGGCAATGAGAGCTCGGTGAAGGAGGCATTCGATACGATCGAAAAGCAACTGGGCGCCATCGATATACTGGTGAACAATGCTGGCACACTGCAAAATGGCCGGCTAGTGGACATGCCCATCTCGCTGGCACAACAAACAGTCCAGACTAACATAATGGGCATCATAAATTGTACACAGCGCGCCTTTCGCTCGATGAAGCAGCGCAATTTCGATGGCCACGTTATTTTGATCAATAGCATACTTGGCCACAAGCTGTTCGCTCCTATGCCGGATAAGGCGCCGGATATGAATGTCTATGCACCCACTAAGCATGCTGTGACCGCTCTGACTGAAATGTATCGCCAGGAGTTCATGGGTCTGGGTACCCGTATCAAAGTAACG AGCATTAGTCCTGGTGTCGTCGATACGGAAATCGTGCCAGAAAATATCCGTGACATGGCTAGCAAAACAATGCTGAACGCCAAGGATATTTCGCAGGCTGTTTTGTTTACCATTGCCACGCCTCCACATATGCAGGTGCACGAGATGATTATAAAGCCAGTCGGCGAGCAGTTGtaa
- the Dlic gene encoding cytoplasmic dynein 1 light intermediate chain 1 isoform X1 has product MALDSVTQTMTGSNALTSSFTTKKKDAAAADKENLWSAILNEVQTQGSTKLPSNKSVLVLGDNATGKTTLIAKLQGVEDPKKGSGLEYAYIDVKDEYRDDMTRLSVWVLDGDPGHTNLLHYALNETNYAHTLVILTVSMTQPWGWLEQLNQWIKVLAQHIESLQLDPKEKEAARQRLATTWQSYCEVGDDLDPGSPVKRTMHNNSIDEDDLLPLTEDALITNLGLDIVVVVTKTDYMSTLEKEYEYRDEHFDFIQQWIRNFCLRHGTSLFYTSVKEDKNCDLLYKYLTHRIYGLPFRTPALVVEKDAVLIPAGWDSLKKISILYENMHAVKAENHYTDIIKAPPTRKAVSNRETEVQTEDEQAFLARQQEILKQGGQVRGESPLRSQGASSGGNKTGPRTPGSAGQSSPKKIDPKLTPATPGGEGVLANFFNSLLHKKSGGPAGGPAGAASPGGGMGTPRTSNGTDSLMTAEKLAVRSDAAAELDRLARSVKKDIDLSQIKRNDVLKSHRYNKAQYPANF; this is encoded by the exons GTCTGCGATATTGAATGAAGTACAAACACAGGGCAGCACAAAACTACCGTCAAATAAATCTGTACTAGTATTAGGCGACAATGCCACGGGTAAGACGACGCTCATTGCCAAGCTGCAGGGCGTTGAGGATCCGAAGAAGGGCTCCGGCCTGGAGTATGCCTATATTGATGTCAAGGATGAGTACAGAGACG ACATGACGCGCCTGAGCGTTTGGGTCTTGGATGGCGATCCAGGACACACAAATCTGCTGCACTATGCGCTAAACGAAACGAACTATGCACACACCCTCGTCATACTAACAGTCTCGATGACACAGCCATGGGGCTGGCTCGAGCAGCTCAATCAATGGATCAAGGTGCTTGCCCAGCACATTGAGAGCCTGCAATTAGATCCCAAAGAGAAGGAGGCGGCACGCCAGCGCCTCGCAACGACGTGGCAGAGCTACTGTGAGGTTGGCGATGATTTGGATCCCGGTTCGCCGGTTAAACGCACCATGCACAACAATTCAATTGATGAGGATGATCTGTTGCCGCTGACAGAGGACGCACTAATTACAAACCTGGGCCTggacattgttgttgtggtcaCAAAG ACGGACTACATGTCAACGCTGGAGAAGGAGTACGAGTACCGCGACGAGCATTTCGATTTCATACAGCAATGGATACGAAACTTTTGTCTGCGGCACGGCACCTCACTCTTTTACACAAGCGTGAAAGAGGACAAAAACTGTGATCTCCTTTATAAATATCTAACGCATCGAATTTATGGTCTACCATTCCGTACGCCAGCGCTAGTCGTGGAAAAGGATGCGGTCCTCAT TCCGGCTGGCTGGGATAGCCTCAAGAAAATAAGTATTCTGTATGAGAACATGCATGCGGTCAAGGCCGAGAATCATTACACAGATATTATCAAGGCGCCGCCCACACGAAAG GCCGTTTCCAATCGTGAAACGGAGGTGCAGACCGAGGACGAGCAGGCCTTCCTGGCACGCCAGCAGGAGATACTCAAGCAGGGCGGCCAGGTGCGCGGTGAATCGCCGTTGCGATCGCAGGGCGCCAGCTCTGGCGGCAATAAAACCGGACCACGCACACCCGGCAGCGCCGGTCAGAGCTCACCCAAAAAG ATTGATCCCAAGCTGACGCCTGCAACGCCTGGCGGCGAGGGTGTGCTGGCAAATTTCTTTAACTCGCTGCTACACAAAAAGTCGGGCGGACCAGCTGGTGGACCGGCGGGCGCAGCCAGTCCAGGTGGCGGCATGGGCACACCACGCACATCTAATGGCACCGATTCGCTTATGACGGCCGAGAAGCTAGCCGTGCGCTCAGATGCGGCTGCCGAGCTGGATCGGTTGGCGCGTAGCGTTAAAAAGGACATTGATCTGTCCCAAA TCAAGCGAAATGATGTACTCAAGAGCCATCGCTACAATAAGGCCCAATATCCAGCAAATTTTTGA
- the Dlic gene encoding cytoplasmic dynein 1 light intermediate chain 1 isoform X2 produces MALDSVTQTMTGSNALTSSFTTKKKDAAAADKENLWSAILNEVQTQGSTKLPSNKSVLVLGDNATGKTTLIAKLQGVEDPKKGSGLEYAYIDVKDEYRDDMTRLSVWVLDGDPGHTNLLHYALNETNYAHTLVILTVSMTQPWGWLEQLNQWIKVLAQHIESLQLDPKEKEAARQRLATTWQSYCEVGDDLDPGSPVKRTMHNNSIDEDDLLPLTEDALITNLGLDIVVVVTKTDYMSTLEKEYEYRDEHFDFIQQWIRNFCLRHGTSLFYTSVKEDKNCDLLYKYLTHRIYGLPFRTPALVVEKDAVLIPAGWDSLKKISILYENMHAVKAENHYTDIIKAPPTRKAVSNRETEVQTEDEQAFLARQQEILKQGGQVRGESPLRSQGASSGGNKTGPRTPGSAGQSSPKKIDPKLTPATPGGEGVLANFFNSLLHKKSGGPAGGPAGAASPGGGMGTPRTSNGTDSLMTAEKLAVRSDAAAELDRLARSVKKDIDLSQSEC; encoded by the exons GTCTGCGATATTGAATGAAGTACAAACACAGGGCAGCACAAAACTACCGTCAAATAAATCTGTACTAGTATTAGGCGACAATGCCACGGGTAAGACGACGCTCATTGCCAAGCTGCAGGGCGTTGAGGATCCGAAGAAGGGCTCCGGCCTGGAGTATGCCTATATTGATGTCAAGGATGAGTACAGAGACG ACATGACGCGCCTGAGCGTTTGGGTCTTGGATGGCGATCCAGGACACACAAATCTGCTGCACTATGCGCTAAACGAAACGAACTATGCACACACCCTCGTCATACTAACAGTCTCGATGACACAGCCATGGGGCTGGCTCGAGCAGCTCAATCAATGGATCAAGGTGCTTGCCCAGCACATTGAGAGCCTGCAATTAGATCCCAAAGAGAAGGAGGCGGCACGCCAGCGCCTCGCAACGACGTGGCAGAGCTACTGTGAGGTTGGCGATGATTTGGATCCCGGTTCGCCGGTTAAACGCACCATGCACAACAATTCAATTGATGAGGATGATCTGTTGCCGCTGACAGAGGACGCACTAATTACAAACCTGGGCCTggacattgttgttgtggtcaCAAAG ACGGACTACATGTCAACGCTGGAGAAGGAGTACGAGTACCGCGACGAGCATTTCGATTTCATACAGCAATGGATACGAAACTTTTGTCTGCGGCACGGCACCTCACTCTTTTACACAAGCGTGAAAGAGGACAAAAACTGTGATCTCCTTTATAAATATCTAACGCATCGAATTTATGGTCTACCATTCCGTACGCCAGCGCTAGTCGTGGAAAAGGATGCGGTCCTCAT TCCGGCTGGCTGGGATAGCCTCAAGAAAATAAGTATTCTGTATGAGAACATGCATGCGGTCAAGGCCGAGAATCATTACACAGATATTATCAAGGCGCCGCCCACACGAAAG GCCGTTTCCAATCGTGAAACGGAGGTGCAGACCGAGGACGAGCAGGCCTTCCTGGCACGCCAGCAGGAGATACTCAAGCAGGGCGGCCAGGTGCGCGGTGAATCGCCGTTGCGATCGCAGGGCGCCAGCTCTGGCGGCAATAAAACCGGACCACGCACACCCGGCAGCGCCGGTCAGAGCTCACCCAAAAAG ATTGATCCCAAGCTGACGCCTGCAACGCCTGGCGGCGAGGGTGTGCTGGCAAATTTCTTTAACTCGCTGCTACACAAAAAGTCGGGCGGACCAGCTGGTGGACCGGCGGGCGCAGCCAGTCCAGGTGGCGGCATGGGCACACCACGCACATCTAATGGCACCGATTCGCTTATGACGGCCGAGAAGCTAGCCGTGCGCTCAGATGCGGCTGCCGAGCTGGATCGGTTGGCGCGTAGCGTTAAAAAGGACATTGATCTGTCCCAAAGTGAGTGTTGA